The proteins below are encoded in one region of Chitinophagales bacterium:
- a CDS encoding gliding motility-associated C-terminal domain-containing protein, whose protein sequence is MAKALQSLRIVTFISILSLLSFKNLLAQCGVGGPNEGGTLAPSGTWQTISVGSGTYVNVPVSINNFYSFRYANTNLQYNNGNSIDMTLSSTSGILNYNDNLTPLLNPWTGGICPTNPTGRPSSTDWLATYSGTLSVYTKTFTTGNTCANWVSGQNSAILQYKTCPVQPDPGAGVNQWNVEAFATADISIPNINARYGYYTTTTTSLNTTSDWVNTSSPSTASTWSGCEVPSDKFTLRARRKGFTCQPYTLTMVGADDNVRVFLNGTQIYDATCCASNIALGTFVLGANDELEVRLTGLCNPDYVNLSVVPVAVPSVNGGTIGGVTNGSNVCADKLTNQTFTNVTSASNGVTGFTNGGSFNYTWESSTDNMTFTPIAGANGSAYTPAANLPVGTYYFRRRATDVCGNTNESNVISVTIVPLPNGTISPANQSVCPGSQAIFTLNFTIGTGPFGVQIFDGVTNHIRTNKANGDTVMVPIAVSPTTYTLTAILDNNGCANSAVNSSAFATISPAINVSGAIPTPVTCFGGNDGTITVSASGGTPAFEYSIDNGVTYQVSNQFTGLVAGPYNVVVKDALGCTEAFSGNPVQVTQPTQVTVTSTSQDASCSGVFDGSITVTPGGGIPGYTYSLNGGPSFVNPTITGLGAGVYTIIVTDNNGCTASIQDTINNAYLVTSTVASQTDVSCFGGNNGEFTLSLSGGIPQYQYSINGGLTYQLSPTFNNLTAGSYLVKIIDSKGCPVIQNVTITQPTKLVSTIDSITNASCFGSTSASIFVNTQGGTPGYTFAWSNGATSEDNVGISAGTYRLTVVDANGCSDSITATVGQPAKLLVSLASFTNVSCNGGIDGTVDITVGGGTLPYTFAWSNGHTGEDLVGIPGGNYSVTVTDANGCSDTLSQTITEPLPLGLALSSNNIICNGAKNGNITTLVTGGTTPYRYFWNTGDTTANLTGVGGGLYTVIVTDANNCSISGTVTLTEPPVYSLTLNVTNVLCNGDTTGTVTANAGGGTPPYSYVWSNGDTTQTITGLSAGLYSVTVSDVNGCSSSSSAVVSEPAALVLNSSVQDVACAGFSDGGVDLSVGGGVFPYTYLWTGGSTNQDLSNVPGGNYTVTVTDNNGCEITQTFTVNEPAPIAISFTKTDLLCFGAQTGSASATVTGGTAPYNYLWSNFNGTNSISNVNGGTYTLIVTDSKGCQKRDSVVIVEPAQLTLTANIQQITCYNANDGAVDLSINGGTPNYTYAWSNSEVTQDITGLGQGTYVVLVTDGNGCTATDQYSIVNPSPIIVTKFITTPTCAGDSDGKIDLVPSGGVAPYTFNWSNGATSEDLFNAATGTYIVTVTDSRNCTLVDTSKVGEPKPLFTTGFVKDVTCNGYADGFLDITAYGGTLPYYFLWSKDSIVTEDIGSLQGGTYFVTVTDGNGCTVSGTYFVYEPDTLTLSFTSNNVTCPSGSTGSISPIVTGGNYPYSYTWSNFSGDSVQTGLTAGSYILLVEDFKGCKVRDSLRITEPLPFNIVATIINASCSGKNDGSIKVVVSGANGNYTYQWSNGDNTDSIGGLAAGTYTLTVTDGSGCTFAQSFDVLETKTLVADIGVVNPACNGATTGILTVDATGGEAPYTYLWSTTPAQTNNTASNLAAGSYTVTITDSKGCSITETRTITTPAPLSVSVNTTGSKCANVGSGTVKAVVQGGAAPFVYILNGDVQATDSFSGLLPGNYVLLVRDANGCEGINSFNIPVPSPLLVDLTSDKEVILSGMEVQLNATATSDTDIVAYVWHPLGSFSYTGCNDTLNCPNPTVMPLITTTFTVTAENAYGCVASDTLRITVLNQPSVFIPTAFSPNGDGLNDRFEFDILGVKTADVKIYDRWGNLIFEKANQKNGVDKGEGWDGTFKGQPAQLDTYVYTLVAKYFDGTEKKITGTIAIMK, encoded by the coding sequence ATGGCAAAAGCGCTACAATCATTACGGATTGTTACATTCATCTCAATCCTATCTCTTCTTTCTTTTAAAAATTTATTGGCACAATGTGGTGTTGGCGGCCCCAATGAAGGTGGCACCCTTGCGCCTTCCGGAACCTGGCAAACCATTTCTGTAGGAAGCGGAACCTATGTCAATGTTCCTGTTTCAATCAATAATTTCTACTCTTTTAGGTATGCCAATACTAATTTGCAATATAATAATGGCAATAGTATTGATATGACCTTGAGTTCTACTTCAGGTATTTTGAATTACAACGACAACTTAACTCCGCTTTTAAATCCTTGGACTGGCGGAATTTGCCCAACCAACCCAACAGGAAGACCTTCTTCTACCGATTGGTTAGCAACTTATTCTGGCACTTTAAGTGTTTATACAAAAACATTTACCACCGGTAATACTTGTGCCAACTGGGTTTCAGGACAAAACTCTGCTATCTTACAATATAAAACCTGCCCTGTGCAACCAGATCCGGGGGCCGGGGTTAACCAATGGAATGTAGAAGCATTTGCTACTGCCGATATTTCTATTCCAAATATAAATGCACGTTATGGATACTATACCACAACGACTACCTCATTAAATACTACTTCAGACTGGGTAAACACATCATCACCTTCTACAGCTTCTACTTGGAGCGGATGTGAGGTTCCATCTGATAAGTTTACACTACGCGCAAGAAGAAAAGGATTTACATGTCAGCCTTATACTCTAACTATGGTTGGTGCAGATGATAATGTGCGCGTGTTTTTGAATGGTACTCAAATTTATGATGCTACTTGTTGCGCATCTAACATTGCTCTTGGCACATTTGTACTGGGTGCTAATGATGAACTAGAAGTTAGACTTACAGGACTTTGTAATCCAGATTACGTAAACTTATCGGTTGTACCTGTGGCCGTACCTAGTGTAAATGGCGGTACAATTGGCGGTGTAACTAATGGCAGCAATGTTTGTGCCGATAAACTAACCAACCAAACATTTACGAATGTTACATCTGCCAGCAATGGAGTAACTGGCTTTACCAATGGTGGTAGCTTTAATTACACTTGGGAAAGCTCAACAGACAATATGACATTTACTCCAATTGCAGGAGCCAATGGAAGTGCTTATACGCCTGCTGCAAACTTGCCTGTTGGCACATACTACTTTAGAAGAAGAGCTACCGATGTGTGCGGGAATACCAATGAATCTAATGTAATATCAGTAACCATCGTTCCACTTCCAAATGGTACTATATCACCTGCTAACCAATCTGTTTGCCCTGGTTCACAAGCTATTTTTACATTAAACTTTACAATTGGTACCGGACCATTTGGCGTTCAGATATTTGATGGGGTAACCAACCATATCCGTACTAACAAAGCAAATGGCGACACTGTAATGGTTCCAATAGCTGTTAGCCCAACTACTTACACACTTACAGCTATTTTAGATAATAACGGTTGTGCTAATTCTGCCGTAAATAGCAGCGCCTTTGCTACAATATCTCCGGCCATTAACGTTAGTGGTGCTATTCCAACACCTGTAACTTGTTTTGGCGGAAATGATGGTACAATAACAGTTTCAGCTAGTGGCGGCACTCCTGCATTTGAATACTCAATAGACAATGGTGTTACTTACCAAGTTAGCAACCAGTTTACAGGTTTAGTTGCCGGGCCATATAATGTAGTGGTAAAAGATGCGCTAGGTTGTACAGAAGCATTTAGTGGCAACCCTGTTCAGGTTACGCAACCAACCCAGGTTACAGTAACTTCTACATCGCAAGATGCAAGTTGTAGCGGAGTGTTTGACGGCTCCATCACGGTTACACCCGGTGGCGGTATTCCAGGCTATACCTACTCATTAAATGGCGGACCTTCATTTGTAAATCCAACAATTACAGGCTTAGGTGCTGGAGTTTATACCATAATCGTAACCGATAACAACGGTTGTACCGCTTCAATTCAAGATACAATCAACAATGCTTACTTGGTAACATCAACCGTTGCCAGCCAAACGGATGTTTCTTGTTTTGGTGGGAATAATGGAGAGTTTACACTTTCTTTAAGCGGAGGGATTCCTCAATACCAATACTCTATAAATGGAGGTTTAACCTACCAACTTAGCCCAACATTCAATAATTTAACAGCAGGCAGCTATTTAGTTAAGATTATTGATTCAAAAGGCTGTCCTGTTATTCAAAATGTTACTATTACGCAGCCTACTAAACTGGTAAGCACCATAGACTCTATTACCAATGCTTCTTGCTTTGGCAGTACTTCAGCTTCTATTTTTGTAAACACACAAGGTGGAACTCCGGGCTATACCTTCGCATGGAGCAATGGCGCTACTAGCGAAGATAATGTAGGTATAAGTGCTGGTACATATAGATTAACCGTGGTAGATGCCAATGGTTGCAGCGATTCTATAACTGCTACTGTGGGGCAACCCGCCAAACTGTTAGTTTCTTTAGCATCTTTCACTAATGTTAGTTGTAATGGAGGTATTGATGGTACAGTAGATATAACTGTTGGTGGAGGCACATTGCCTTATACTTTTGCATGGAGCAATGGACACACAGGTGAAGACTTAGTAGGAATTCCGGGAGGCAATTATTCCGTTACCGTTACCGATGCTAATGGATGTTCAGATACACTTTCGCAAACAATTACAGAACCTCTACCATTAGGCTTAGCATTGAGCAGTAATAATATTATCTGTAATGGTGCTAAAAATGGCAATATTACTACCCTAGTTACGGGAGGTACAACTCCTTACAGATATTTCTGGAATACAGGAGACACTACTGCTAACTTAACTGGTGTAGGCGGTGGACTCTATACTGTAATTGTAACCGATGCCAATAATTGCTCTATCAGCGGTACAGTTACTTTAACAGAACCTCCAGTTTATAGCTTAACATTAAATGTAACCAATGTGTTATGTAATGGCGATACTACTGGAACTGTAACTGCAAATGCAGGAGGTGGCACACCTCCTTACAGCTATGTTTGGAGCAATGGCGATACTACACAAACCATTACCGGACTATCAGCTGGTTTGTACTCTGTTACAGTAAGCGATGTAAATGGATGTTCCTCTTCATCTAGTGCCGTAGTGAGTGAGCCGGCAGCGTTAGTATTAAATTCATCGGTACAAGATGTTGCTTGCGCTGGTTTTAGTGATGGCGGTGTAGATTTATCTGTGGGTGGTGGCGTATTCCCTTATACATATTTGTGGACTGGTGGTTCTACCAATCAAGATTTATCAAATGTACCGGGGGGAAACTATACAGTAACCGTAACTGACAATAATGGTTGTGAAATAACTCAAACATTTACAGTAAACGAACCTGCACCTATTGCCATTTCATTTACTAAAACAGATTTATTATGTTTTGGAGCACAAACCGGTAGTGCCTCAGCTACCGTTACCGGAGGTACTGCACCTTACAACTATTTATGGAGTAACTTTAATGGTACAAACTCTATTAGCAACGTAAATGGAGGTACTTATACTTTGATTGTTACTGACTCTAAAGGTTGTCAAAAGCGCGATAGCGTAGTAATTGTAGAACCAGCACAACTTACACTTACAGCCAATATCCAGCAAATTACTTGCTACAATGCAAATGATGGCGCTGTAGATTTAAGTATAAATGGTGGTACTCCAAACTATACTTATGCATGGAGCAACAGCGAAGTTACACAAGATATTACCGGATTAGGACAAGGAACCTACGTGGTTTTAGTAACCGATGGCAATGGATGTACTGCAACTGATCAATATTCAATTGTAAATCCAAGTCCAATTATTGTTACAAAATTCATCACTACACCTACTTGTGCCGGAGACAGCGATGGCAAAATAGACTTAGTACCGTCTGGTGGGGTTGCTCCTTACACTTTCAACTGGAGTAATGGTGCCACAAGTGAAGATTTATTTAATGCCGCTACAGGAACATATATTGTTACTGTAACCGATTCAAGAAACTGTACCTTAGTAGATACTTCAAAAGTTGGGGAACCTAAACCATTGTTTACAACAGGTTTTGTAAAAGATGTAACTTGTAATGGCTATGCCGATGGCTTCTTAGATATTACAGCCTATGGCGGAACTTTACCATATTACTTCTTATGGAGTAAGGATTCAATTGTAACCGAAGATATTGGCTCTTTACAAGGTGGAACTTACTTTGTAACCGTAACCGATGGTAATGGATGTACGGTATCTGGCACCTACTTTGTATATGAGCCTGATACACTAACATTATCTTTCACCAGCAATAATGTTACATGCCCAAGTGGTTCAACCGGAAGCATCAGCCCAATTGTAACCGGAGGAAATTATCCTTACAGCTACACTTGGAGTAATTTTAGCGGAGACTCCGTGCAAACCGGCTTAACTGCAGGAAGCTATATTTTACTTGTTGAAGACTTCAAAGGTTGTAAAGTACGCGATTCACTCCGTATTACAGAACCCCTTCCATTCAATATCGTAGCAACTATTATCAATGCTTCATGTAGTGGCAAAAACGATGGCTCTATTAAAGTAGTAGTTAGCGGTGCTAATGGCAACTATACTTATCAGTGGAGCAATGGCGACAATACCGACAGTATTGGAGGCTTAGCTGCAGGAACATACACGCTTACTGTTACAGATGGCTCTGGTTGTACCTTTGCACAATCATTTGATGTATTGGAAACCAAAACCTTGGTAGCCGATATTGGAGTTGTAAACCCTGCTTGTAATGGTGCCACTACAGGTATTCTTACAGTAGATGCAACTGGAGGAGAAGCTCCTTACACTTACTTATGGAGTACTACACCTGCTCAAACAAACAATACAGCATCGAACTTGGCTGCCGGAAGCTATACCGTAACTATTACAGATAGTAAAGGCTGCTCCATTACTGAAACAAGAACCATAACTACACCTGCTCCATTATCAGTTTCTGTAAATACTACCGGCTCTAAATGTGCTAATGTAGGAAGCGGAACTGTAAAAGCAGTTGTACAAGGCGGTGCTGCACCATTTGTGTATATTTTGAATGGCGATGTTCAAGCTACTGATTCTTTCTCTGGATTATTGCCGGGCAACTATGTACTTCTAGTTAGAGATGCAAACGGATGCGAAGGCATTAACTCTTTCAACATTCCTGTTCCATCTCCATTGCTAGTAGATTTAACTTCTGACAAAGAAGTAATTTTAAGTGGCATGGAAGTGCAACTTAATGCTACCGCTACCAGCGATACAGATATAGTTGCATACGTATGGCATCCGCTTGGCAGCTTTAGCTATACCGGTTGCAACGACACGCTTAACTGTCCGAACCCAACTGTAATGCCGTTAATTACAACAACCTTTACCGTAACTGCCGAAAATGCTTATGGTTGTGTGGCTTCAGATACTTTAAGAATAACTGTATTGAACCAACCTTCAGTATTTATACCAACTGCATTCTCACCTAACGGAGACGGCTTAAACGATAGATTTGAATTTGATATCTTAGGTGTAAAAACTGCCGATGTAAAAATTTACGATCGTTGGGGTAACTTAATATTTGAAAAGGCAAATCAGAAAAACGGAGTAGATAAAGGCGAAGGATGGGATGGAACCTTCAAAGGTCAGCCTGCTCAATTAGATACTTACGTTTATACTTTAGTAGCTAAATACTTTGATGGAACTGAGAAGAAAATAACCGGAACCATTGCTATTATGAAGTAG
- a CDS encoding tryptophan 7-halogenase, producing MTTEKVDVLVIGAGPSGTVAASLINKAGFNVKIVEKEQFPRFVIGESFLPKCMDPLEEAGFLDVLKAQGYQEKSGAKFVRGSGEIMDFDFSHQFTKGWGWTWQVPRSDFDNVLAKEVERMGVPVEYKTTVTNIEFDGTNSTTYVTQADGSQKQIQAKFIVDASGYGRVIPRLFKLDKPSNLPPRKTLFAHVKDVRRNNYIEPDRILIIDHAPGVWGWCIPFSSGNTSVGFVGDPEFFDKFTGTPEEQFRAILESEFNTKERFKDCELIFEPRTLQAWSVTTDKFYGNGFVLTGNVTEFLDPVFSSGVTLATVSSQKAAHLVVKFLQGNTVNWEEEYMKFMQYGVDTFRSYVMAWYSGDLQKAFFSKNPDPEVTAQICSVLAGYVWDESNPYVKNHASYIPRIARLVEIRDILLDKEN from the coding sequence ATGACAACAGAAAAAGTAGATGTATTAGTAATTGGTGCCGGACCATCGGGCACCGTAGCAGCCTCACTTATAAATAAAGCCGGCTTTAATGTAAAAATTGTAGAAAAAGAACAATTCCCACGTTTTGTAATTGGAGAAAGTTTCTTGCCAAAATGTATGGATCCATTGGAGGAAGCCGGGTTTCTTGATGTGCTGAAAGCACAAGGCTATCAGGAAAAATCCGGAGCTAAATTTGTACGCGGTTCCGGTGAAATTATGGACTTTGATTTCAGCCATCAGTTCACCAAAGGTTGGGGTTGGACATGGCAAGTTCCTCGTTCCGATTTTGATAACGTACTGGCTAAGGAAGTTGAAAGAATGGGCGTGCCTGTTGAATACAAAACTACAGTTACTAATATTGAATTTGATGGTACCAACTCGACCACTTATGTTACCCAAGCAGACGGTAGCCAAAAGCAAATACAAGCAAAATTTATTGTAGATGCTTCGGGATACGGAAGGGTAATTCCTAGATTGTTTAAATTAGATAAGCCATCGAACCTTCCACCGCGCAAAACCCTTTTTGCACACGTAAAGGATGTGAGAAGAAACAACTACATAGAACCGGATCGCATTTTAATAATTGATCATGCCCCGGGAGTTTGGGGCTGGTGTATTCCCTTTTCATCCGGAAATACATCTGTAGGTTTTGTAGGCGACCCTGAGTTTTTCGATAAATTTACCGGCACTCCGGAGGAGCAATTCCGTGCCATTCTTGAAAGTGAATTCAATACCAAAGAGCGCTTTAAAGATTGCGAATTGATATTTGAACCACGTACTTTACAAGCTTGGAGTGTTACCACCGATAAGTTTTATGGAAACGGATTTGTACTGACCGGTAATGTAACGGAGTTTTTAGATCCTGTGTTTTCATCGGGTGTTACATTAGCTACGGTTTCTTCGCAAAAGGCAGCACACTTGGTGGTAAAATTTTTACAAGGCAATACCGTAAACTGGGAAGAAGAGTACATGAAATTTATGCAATATGGAGTAGATACCTTCCGTTCGTATGTGATGGCATGGTATAGTGGCGACTTGCAAAAAGCGTTCTTTTCTAAGAATCCGGATCCAGAGGTTACTGCGCAAATATGTTCGGTGCTTGCAGGTTATGTTTGGGACGAGTCTAATCCGTATGTAAAAAACCATGCCAGCTATATTCCGCGTATTGCTCGATTAGTGGAGATAAGAGATATTCTACTAGACAAAGAAAACTAA
- a CDS encoding DUF3575 domain-containing protein yields the protein MQQHFSFNRFEIARKFLLAALVCCSYGGLVAQETDSIATQKKELKTFKVNYHSAAHNNVIKFSPVSPFIGQIPIAGELRVVYERFITHNNSITIGGSFNYISIPYKIMELIADTSGTRLQLWGGRGQVGYRYYPLKSKDAPDGLWLGPIASYNYARISNVRGNGSYIDYHYINAGFLVGYQVHMKNNWYFEAFTGLGYRNNFGIYRDGLSGRTERYDLAIAPLPFLTHVKYYLAVHFGYAF from the coding sequence ATGCAGCAGCATTTTTCTTTCAATCGTTTTGAAATTGCAAGAAAGTTTCTGCTTGCTGCACTTGTTTGTTGCAGTTATGGTGGTTTGGTGGCTCAGGAGACCGATTCTATTGCCACGCAAAAAAAAGAGCTTAAAACCTTTAAGGTAAACTACCACTCTGCAGCACATAATAATGTAATAAAGTTTAGCCCGGTTTCTCCATTTATAGGGCAAATACCTATTGCAGGCGAGTTGCGTGTGGTATATGAAAGATTTATTACACACAACAATTCTATAACAATTGGCGGCTCTTTTAATTACATAAGTATTCCCTATAAAATTATGGAGCTTATTGCCGATACCTCCGGAACTAGATTACAACTTTGGGGTGGGAGAGGCCAAGTTGGTTATCGCTACTATCCGCTAAAATCTAAAGATGCACCGGATGGTTTATGGTTAGGCCCGATTGCATCCTATAATTATGCCCGTATTTCGAATGTGCGCGGCAATGGCAGCTATATAGATTATCACTATATCAATGCAGGTTTTTTGGTTGGCTACCAAGTTCACATGAAAAACAATTGGTATTTTGAAGCATTTACGGGTTTAGGATACCGCAATAATTTTGGAATATACAGAGATGGACTCTCCGGAAGAACAGAGCGCTACGACTTAGCCATAGCGCCCCTTCCATTTCTTACACATGTAAAGTATTATTTAGCCGTTCATTTCGGCTATGCTTTTTAG
- a CDS encoding redoxin domain-containing protein: MNNSIFDFNMKKILLAFAFIYAVNSCNSAGGSGYKIEGSLTNSTPSETIFLEKLNVQQLVVIDSGKVNEKGEFTLSGAVKEEGLYRLKLGSNPNLFWLMVLDNKGAYTATLDASAPLNATIKGSTAQDEFQQALKKMQTYQTEMQRLNMTYGMAMQAGNVSQDSLSKIVATANATGEELNKFISTTATTSKSPFTAFIAVMTDVNKYAKEFTQVAARFEKELPKSSYTKELQDISKQLEQQRLAMEAQARASEAVGIGKAAPDIDLPSPDGKSIKLSSLKGKYVLLDFWASWCGPCRRENPSVVAAYNKFKDKGFTVYSVSLDKDKNAWLNAIKADGLVWENHVSDLQFWNSIAAKTYNVQGIPAQFLLDKDGVIIAQNLRGEALDAKLAEVLK; this comes from the coding sequence ATGAATAACTCTATCTTCGATTTCAATATGAAAAAAATACTATTAGCTTTTGCTTTTATTTATGCAGTAAATTCTTGTAACAGTGCCGGAGGAAGCGGTTACAAAATTGAAGGTTCGCTCACAAATTCCACTCCATCCGAAACAATTTTTCTTGAAAAATTGAATGTTCAACAATTAGTAGTTATAGACTCAGGAAAGGTAAATGAAAAAGGAGAGTTCACTTTGAGTGGTGCAGTAAAGGAAGAAGGTCTTTACAGGTTAAAACTTGGCTCAAATCCCAATCTTTTTTGGTTGATGGTATTAGATAACAAAGGAGCTTACACGGCTACTTTAGATGCCTCTGCACCTTTGAATGCAACTATAAAAGGCTCTACGGCACAAGATGAGTTTCAGCAGGCGCTTAAAAAGATGCAAACATATCAAACAGAAATGCAGCGCTTAAATATGACCTACGGAATGGCAATGCAAGCTGGCAATGTATCGCAAGATTCGCTCAGCAAAATTGTAGCTACTGCCAATGCCACAGGCGAAGAATTAAATAAGTTTATTTCTACAACGGCTACCACATCAAAATCGCCATTTACTGCATTTATTGCTGTAATGACCGATGTAAATAAATATGCAAAAGAGTTTACGCAAGTAGCGGCACGCTTCGAAAAAGAGTTACCTAAATCTAGCTACACCAAAGAATTGCAAGATATTTCCAAGCAATTAGAGCAGCAGCGTTTGGCAATGGAAGCCCAGGCTCGCGCATCAGAAGCTGTGGGTATTGGCAAAGCAGCTCCAGACATAGATTTGCCTTCTCCCGATGGAAAATCCATTAAGCTAAGTTCTTTAAAAGGAAAGTATGTGTTACTCGATTTTTGGGCAAGTTGGTGCGGACCTTGCAGACGCGAAAACCCATCTGTAGTAGCCGCTTACAATAAGTTTAAAGATAAAGGATTTACGGTGTATAGCGTTTCTTTAGATAAAGATAAAAACGCATGGTTGAATGCAATTAAGGCAGATGGCTTGGTATGGGAAAACCATGTGAGCGATTTGCAATTTTGGAATAGCATAGCAGCAAAAACCTATAATGTACAAGGCATCCCGGCTCAGTTTTTATTAGATAAGGATGGTGTAATTATTGCTCAAAACTTACGTGGCGAAGCATTAGATGCTAAACTGGCAGAAGTTCTAAAGTAA
- a CDS encoding SGNH/GDSL hydrolase family protein, translating into MTENSKNNNNFTMLCLGDSYTIGEAVLPQERFANLAIALLKEKGISFEAPHIIAQTGWTTDELAAAINNEGLNRKFDVVTLLIGVNNQYRNRTIENYKAELAQLVQTAIGFSKHGAKAVLILSIPDWSVTSFVAQDVQRRTAPQIQAQIEYFNTAKKQVAALYDITFIDITPISQMAKNERNLIAEDGLHPSGEMYLQWAELLCKEIEQLQKQQVLTA; encoded by the coding sequence ATGACTGAAAACAGTAAAAACAACAATAATTTTACGATGCTTTGCTTGGGTGATTCATATACCATTGGCGAAGCAGTATTGCCACAAGAGCGCTTTGCTAATCTTGCCATAGCATTACTTAAAGAGAAAGGTATCAGCTTTGAAGCCCCACATATTATAGCCCAAACCGGTTGGACAACCGATGAATTGGCAGCAGCCATCAATAATGAAGGATTGAACCGAAAATTTGATGTTGTAACCTTACTCATTGGTGTAAACAACCAATACCGGAATAGAACAATTGAAAACTACAAAGCAGAGTTAGCACAATTAGTGCAAACTGCCATTGGGTTTTCTAAGCATGGCGCTAAAGCTGTATTAATACTTTCAATTCCCGATTGGAGCGTAACTTCATTTGTGGCTCAAGACGTACAGAGGCGCACCGCACCGCAAATTCAAGCACAAATAGAATACTTTAATACAGCCAAGAAGCAAGTGGCAGCCTTGTACGATATTACATTTATTGATATAACCCCAATTTCGCAGATGGCAAAAAACGAAAGAAATTTAATTGCAGAGGATGGCTTGCATCCATCGGGCGAAATGTATTTGCAATGGGCAGAATTACTATGTAAAGAAATTGAGCAATTGCAAAAGCAACAAGTGCTAACTGCTTAA